From Streptomyces sp. HUAS MG91, the proteins below share one genomic window:
- a CDS encoding arginine decarboxylase (biodegradative; catalyzes the formation of agmatine from arginine) yields MESRTRICTYLGGALDDLAAHDLGVWRDILRAEGLQVEVQAGLPLAGDGAHRSATAAVVDSRLLADRAVTGLFPSVPLILLLAGPDASGPPSRVPGEAGRILLGRDAPEEDAAKVLTVIGKRPESARPVFFDALRRFTRRETTSWHTPAHAAGRAFLASDVGREFHGFCGAELLRGDISVSVAEFGSLLEHSGPIGEAEANAARVFGSDRTYFVLNGTSTSNRIVGHYALGPGRSAAVDRNCHKAVLHALVLSGARPRYLNPTRNGYGLIGPVPPAELETEPADLAVITNSTYDGLCYDTVRTSTVLAGAVPRILFDEAWFGYARFHPLYRDRYAMAVTEQALSDAVRPTVFAAQSTHKMLAALSQAAMLHVRSAPRAPVEDRRLDETYMMHASTSPSYPMIASLDVAAAMMDGEPGRALVADSVREAVAFRQAMVRTADRLTAADARDGWFFGVWQPSHVTDPATGERMAFAEAPAGLLTAQPSCWELEPGASWHGFRGLEDGYCLLDPLKVTLLCPGVTASGDVTRRGVPAPVLSAFLNTRGITVEKAGDYTALFLFSMSTTREKWTALLRALLEFKELYDADAALEEVLPDLVAGHPGHYRGITLRELCRRMHAHLRDHGHAELLDRAHTTAPPADCTPGDAYRRDAGEPSELLSLREAADRTAASMIVVTPPGIPLLMPGENCGPASGTVLRFLAALEARDRSFPGFLSEIHGVHRDARTGAYRIDCLAPPGPEDGLRRPA; encoded by the coding sequence ATGGAAAGCCGTACACGGATCTGCACCTATCTGGGAGGCGCTCTCGACGACCTGGCCGCACACGATCTCGGCGTCTGGCGCGACATCCTGCGCGCGGAAGGACTTCAGGTCGAGGTGCAGGCGGGGCTCCCCCTCGCCGGGGACGGCGCGCACCGGTCGGCCACCGCCGCCGTGGTGGACAGCCGTCTGCTGGCGGACCGCGCGGTGACCGGGCTGTTCCCGTCGGTGCCGCTCATCCTGCTGCTTGCGGGCCCGGACGCGAGCGGTCCCCCGAGCCGCGTCCCCGGCGAGGCCGGACGGATTCTGCTGGGCCGCGACGCCCCGGAGGAGGACGCCGCGAAAGTCCTCACCGTCATCGGAAAGCGCCCCGAATCCGCACGCCCGGTGTTCTTCGACGCACTGCGGAGGTTCACCCGGCGCGAGACGACGTCGTGGCACACTCCCGCCCATGCCGCGGGCCGGGCTTTTCTGGCGTCGGACGTGGGCCGGGAGTTCCACGGTTTCTGCGGTGCGGAACTGCTGCGCGGCGACATCTCGGTGTCCGTCGCCGAGTTCGGCTCACTGCTCGAACACTCCGGACCGATCGGCGAGGCGGAGGCGAATGCCGCGCGCGTGTTCGGATCCGACCGGACCTATTTCGTCCTCAACGGCACCTCCACGTCCAATCGCATCGTCGGGCACTACGCGCTGGGCCCGGGCCGGAGCGCCGCGGTGGACCGCAACTGCCACAAGGCGGTGCTCCACGCGCTGGTCCTCAGCGGTGCCCGGCCGCGCTACCTGAACCCCACGCGCAACGGCTACGGACTGATCGGCCCGGTCCCGCCGGCGGAGCTGGAGACCGAGCCCGCCGATCTGGCGGTGATCACCAACTCCACGTACGACGGGCTGTGTTACGACACCGTGCGCACCAGCACGGTGCTCGCCGGGGCGGTTCCGCGGATCCTGTTCGACGAGGCGTGGTTCGGCTACGCGCGCTTCCACCCGCTCTACCGCGACCGCTACGCCATGGCCGTCACCGAGCAGGCGCTGTCCGACGCCGTCCGGCCCACCGTCTTCGCCGCGCAGTCCACGCACAAGATGCTCGCGGCGCTCTCCCAGGCGGCCATGCTCCACGTGAGGTCGGCGCCGCGTGCCCCCGTGGAGGACAGGCGGCTGGACGAGACGTACATGATGCACGCCAGCACCTCACCGTCCTACCCGATGATCGCCTCCCTCGACGTGGCCGCCGCCATGATGGACGGGGAGCCCGGCAGGGCGCTGGTCGCGGACTCGGTCCGTGAGGCGGTGGCCTTCCGGCAGGCCATGGTCCGCACCGCCGACCGCCTCACGGCCGCCGACGCGCGGGACGGGTGGTTCTTCGGGGTCTGGCAGCCCTCGCACGTCACGGACCCCGCCACCGGCGAGCGGATGGCCTTCGCCGAGGCACCGGCCGGCCTGCTGACCGCACAGCCGTCCTGCTGGGAGCTGGAACCGGGGGCGTCCTGGCACGGGTTCAGGGGTCTGGAGGACGGCTACTGCCTGCTGGACCCGCTGAAGGTCACCCTGTTGTGCCCCGGTGTGACCGCGAGCGGGGACGTCACGCGCCGGGGCGTCCCGGCGCCCGTACTGAGCGCCTTCCTGAACACCAGGGGCATCACCGTCGAGAAGGCCGGCGACTACACCGCGCTGTTCCTGTTCTCCATGAGTACGACCCGCGAGAAGTGGACCGCGCTGCTACGTGCCCTGCTGGAGTTCAAGGAGCTGTACGACGCCGACGCCGCGTTGGAGGAGGTCCTGCCGGATCTCGTCGCCGGGCATCCCGGGCACTACCGCGGGATCACTCTGCGTGAGCTGTGCCGGCGCATGCACGCGCACCTGCGCGACCACGGGCACGCGGAACTCCTGGACCGCGCGCACACGACGGCGCCCCCGGCCGACTGCACCCCCGGGGACGCCTACCGGCGCGACGCCGGCGAGCCCTCCGAACTCCTCTCCCTGCGCGAGGCCGCGGACCGCACCGCGGCCTCGATGATCGTGGTGACGCCGCCGGGCATCCCGCTGCTGATGCCCGGCGAGAACTGCGGGCCCGCGTCGGGGACCGTGCTGCGTTTCCTGGCCGCCCTCGAAGCCCGCGACCGGTCCTTCCCGGGCTTCCTCAGCGAGATCCACGGAGTCCACCGGGACGCGCGTACGGGCGCCTACCGGATCGACTGCCTCGCTCCCCCGGGACCGGAGGACGGTCTCAGGCGACCGGCTTGA
- a CDS encoding solute carrier family 23 protein — MSAAVSPVDELLPARRLVPLACQHVLAGVAAPVSSVILIATTLKLSADRTASLLSATLVLCGVGALLQSLGVRVLRVGARLPFLMLPGGAAVAIFLQIAGEYGPATASGSVLVAAAFLLCVLPFYGRLVRLFPPLVMGTTVVLIGINMIKVTAPMVASGPGLGFATLGVIGLFFLVLRGVWRQMAVLLGLVGGMVLAVLTGTELHVAHGGTFALPEVFPYGTPHVDLLAAVPLLVFALASLAEATGQTVLNSEAVGRTPDPGRDVPRIARADALVSLGSGVFGTSLMVTSAENIGIVQLTRVRSRFVTAAAGVLLIVCGLLTPLTRVLAAIPEPVVGAAGLVIYAVIAVMGFGMLSRTDLAHGTDSVVIALALVVGMLPIVEPGMYAGLPSWARTLFGSGVAAGAIAAVVLCAVFRTLGPKVTAGSDAPPSDATP; from the coding sequence ATCCTCATCGCGACGACGTTGAAGCTGTCGGCCGACCGGACGGCGTCGCTGCTCAGCGCGACGCTCGTGCTGTGCGGGGTGGGCGCGCTGCTCCAGTCGCTCGGGGTGCGGGTGCTGCGGGTCGGGGCCCGGCTGCCGTTCCTGATGCTGCCGGGCGGCGCCGCCGTCGCGATCTTCCTGCAGATCGCCGGGGAGTACGGCCCGGCGACCGCGTCCGGCTCGGTGCTGGTGGCCGCCGCGTTCCTGCTGTGCGTCCTGCCGTTCTACGGGCGTCTGGTGCGGCTCTTCCCGCCGCTGGTGATGGGCACGACGGTCGTCCTCATCGGCATCAACATGATCAAGGTGACCGCCCCGATGGTCGCCTCGGGCCCGGGCCTCGGTTTCGCCACGCTCGGCGTGATCGGCCTCTTCTTCCTCGTCCTGCGGGGCGTGTGGCGGCAGATGGCGGTGCTGCTCGGCCTGGTCGGCGGCATGGTCCTCGCGGTGCTGACCGGCACCGAGCTGCACGTCGCGCACGGCGGCACCTTCGCGCTGCCCGAGGTGTTCCCGTACGGGACCCCGCACGTCGACCTGCTCGCCGCCGTGCCGCTGCTGGTCTTCGCCCTCGCCTCGCTCGCCGAGGCCACCGGGCAGACCGTGCTCAACAGCGAGGCCGTGGGCCGCACCCCCGACCCGGGGCGCGACGTGCCGCGCATCGCCCGCGCCGACGCGCTGGTCTCGCTCGGCTCGGGCGTCTTCGGTACGTCGCTGATGGTGACCAGCGCCGAGAACATCGGGATCGTCCAGCTCACGCGCGTGCGCAGCCGGTTCGTGACGGCGGCGGCCGGTGTGCTGCTCATCGTGTGCGGGCTGCTCACACCGCTCACCCGGGTGCTGGCCGCGATCCCCGAGCCGGTCGTCGGCGCGGCGGGCCTCGTCATCTACGCCGTCATCGCCGTCATGGGGTTCGGCATGCTCTCCCGCACCGATCTCGCGCACGGCACCGACAGCGTGGTCATCGCGCTGGCGCTGGTCGTCGGCATGCTGCCCATCGTCGAGCCCGGGATGTACGCGGGTCTGCCCTCCTGGGCCCGCACCCTGTTCGGCAGCGGGGTGGCGGCCGGGGCGATCGCGGCGGTCGTGCTCTGCGCGGTGTTCCGGACGCTCGGCCCGAAGGTCACGGCCGGGAGCGACGCTCCCCCATCAGACGCGACCCCGTGA
- the soxR gene encoding redox-sensitive transcriptional activator SoxR translates to MPQIPEKIHELTVGQVAARSGAAVSALHFYESKGLITSRRTSGNQRRYCRDTLRRVAFIRAAQRVGIPLATIREALAELPEERTPTQEDWARLSETWRSELDERISQLSRLRDHLTDCIGCGCLSLDTCVLSNPDDVFGDRLTGSRLMGERRSRP, encoded by the coding sequence GTGCCACAGATCCCGGAGAAGATCCACGAGCTCACCGTCGGGCAGGTCGCGGCGCGCAGCGGCGCCGCCGTCTCCGCGCTGCACTTCTACGAGTCCAAGGGCCTGATCACCAGCCGCCGCACGTCCGGCAACCAGCGCCGCTACTGCCGTGACACGCTGCGCCGCGTCGCCTTCATCCGGGCCGCACAGCGCGTCGGCATCCCCCTGGCGACGATCCGCGAGGCGCTGGCCGAACTGCCCGAGGAGCGCACCCCGACCCAGGAGGACTGGGCACGCCTGTCGGAGACCTGGCGCTCCGAACTCGACGAGCGGATCTCGCAGTTGAGCCGGCTGCGCGATCACCTCACCGACTGCATCGGCTGCGGCTGCCTCTCCCTGGACACCTGTGTGCTGTCCAACCCGGACGACGTCTTCGGCGACCGGCTCACGGGGTCGCGTCTGATGGGGGAGCGTCGCTCCCGGCCGTGA
- a CDS encoding acyl-CoA dehydrogenase family protein has product MNLELNEEQTAVRRLAADFVDREITPNVVTWDRAEEVDRSIVKKLGEIGFLGLTIDEEYGGSGGDHLSYCLVTEELGRGDSSVRGIVSVSLGLVTKPIQQWANEEQKRYWLPRLTAGDALGCFGLTEPGHGSDPAHLRTKAVRDAATDEYVINGTKIFITNGTWADVVLLFARTNDTPGHKGISAFLVPTDTPGLTRNTIHGKLGLRGQATAELVLEDVRVPASAMMGPEGKGFSVAMSALAKGRMSVAAGCVGIAQAALDAAVGYATEREQFGKPIASYQLVQEMISDIALDVDAARLLTWRVADLIDRGEDFGTAASKAKLFASEAAVRCANNALQVFGGYGYIDEYPVGKLLRDARVMTLYEGTSQIQKLIIGRALTGVSAF; this is encoded by the coding sequence ATGAATCTGGAGCTGAACGAGGAGCAGACGGCCGTCCGGCGGCTCGCCGCGGACTTCGTGGACCGCGAGATCACGCCGAACGTCGTGACCTGGGACCGTGCGGAGGAGGTCGACCGCTCGATCGTGAAGAAGCTCGGCGAGATCGGCTTCCTGGGCCTGACGATCGACGAGGAGTACGGCGGCTCCGGCGGCGACCACCTCTCCTACTGCCTGGTCACGGAGGAGCTGGGGCGTGGCGACTCGTCGGTGCGCGGCATCGTCTCCGTCTCGCTCGGACTGGTCACCAAGCCGATCCAGCAGTGGGCGAACGAGGAGCAGAAGCGGTACTGGCTGCCCCGGCTCACCGCCGGCGACGCGCTCGGCTGTTTCGGCCTGACCGAGCCCGGCCACGGCTCCGACCCGGCCCACCTCCGGACGAAGGCCGTGCGCGACGCGGCCACCGACGAGTACGTCATCAACGGCACCAAGATCTTCATCACCAACGGCACCTGGGCCGACGTCGTCCTGCTCTTCGCCCGCACCAACGACACCCCGGGCCACAAGGGCATCTCCGCCTTCCTGGTCCCCACCGACACCCCCGGCCTGACCCGCAACACCATCCACGGCAAGCTCGGCCTGCGCGGCCAGGCCACGGCCGAGCTGGTCCTGGAGGACGTCCGGGTCCCGGCGAGCGCCATGATGGGCCCGGAGGGCAAGGGCTTCTCCGTCGCCATGTCCGCACTCGCCAAGGGCCGGATGTCCGTCGCGGCCGGCTGCGTCGGCATCGCCCAGGCCGCGCTCGACGCCGCCGTCGGCTACGCCACGGAGCGCGAGCAGTTCGGCAAGCCCATCGCCTCGTACCAGCTGGTGCAGGAGATGATCTCCGACATCGCGCTCGACGTGGACGCCGCCCGCCTGCTGACCTGGCGCGTCGCCGATCTCATCGACCGCGGCGAGGACTTCGGGACCGCCGCGTCGAAGGCCAAGCTCTTCGCCTCGGAGGCGGCCGTGCGCTGCGCCAACAACGCGCTCCAGGTGTTCGGCGGTTACGGGTACATCGACGAGTACCCGGTCGGCAAGCTGCTGCGCGACGCCCGCGTCATGACCCTCTACGAGGGCACCAGCCAGATCCAGAAGCTCATCATCGGCCGCGCGCTGACCGGGGTCTCGGCCTTCTGA
- a CDS encoding Zn-dependent alcohol dehydrogenase: MVRAAVCTAVGSPLEITDIDLPEPGPGQVRIELAAAGVCHSDLSLTDGTMRVPLPAVLGHEGAGTVVSVGEGVTHVAPGDGVVLNWAPSCGNCHACSLGEVWLCANALAGAGNVYAKKSSDGSDLHPGLNVAAFAEETVVAANTVLPVPDGVPLTDAALLGCAVLTGYGAIHHSARVRAGETVAVYGVGGVGLATIQAARIAGASKIVAVDVSPEKEELARQAGATDYVLASENTAREIRGLTGKQGVDVAVECVGRAVTIRTAWESTRRGGRTTVVGIGGKDQQVTFNALEIFHWGRTLSGCVYGNSNPADDLPVLADHIRAGRLDLSALVTEHIALDGIPAAFDNMVAGKGGRALVVF, encoded by the coding sequence ATGGTCCGCGCCGCTGTCTGCACCGCCGTCGGTTCCCCGCTGGAGATCACCGACATCGACCTGCCCGAGCCCGGCCCCGGGCAGGTCCGCATCGAGCTCGCCGCCGCCGGGGTCTGCCACTCCGACCTGTCCCTGACCGACGGCACCATGCGGGTGCCGCTCCCGGCCGTCCTCGGCCACGAGGGCGCCGGCACGGTCGTCTCCGTCGGCGAGGGCGTCACGCATGTCGCGCCCGGCGACGGCGTCGTCCTCAACTGGGCGCCCTCGTGCGGCAATTGCCACGCCTGCTCGCTGGGCGAGGTCTGGCTGTGCGCGAACGCGCTGGCCGGAGCGGGGAACGTCTACGCGAAGAAGTCGTCCGACGGTTCCGACCTCCACCCCGGCCTGAACGTCGCCGCGTTCGCCGAGGAGACGGTCGTCGCCGCCAACACCGTCCTTCCGGTACCGGACGGCGTCCCGCTCACGGACGCGGCCCTGCTCGGCTGCGCCGTCCTCACCGGCTACGGCGCGATCCACCACTCGGCGCGCGTACGCGCGGGCGAGACGGTGGCCGTGTACGGCGTCGGCGGCGTCGGCCTCGCCACGATCCAGGCGGCGCGCATCGCGGGCGCCTCGAAGATCGTCGCGGTGGACGTCTCGCCGGAGAAGGAGGAGCTGGCCCGGCAGGCGGGCGCCACGGACTACGTGCTCGCCTCCGAGAACACGGCCCGCGAGATCCGGGGACTGACCGGCAAGCAGGGCGTCGACGTGGCCGTGGAGTGCGTCGGCCGCGCGGTCACGATCCGTACCGCCTGGGAGTCCACCCGGCGCGGCGGCCGCACCACGGTCGTCGGCATCGGCGGCAAGGACCAGCAGGTCACCTTCAACGCCCTGGAGATCTTCCACTGGGGCCGCACCCTGTCCGGCTGCGTCTACGGCAACTCCAACCCGGCCGACGACCTGCCGGTCCTCGCGGACCACATCCGCGCGGGCCGCCTGGACCTGAGCGCGCTGGTGACGGAGCACATCGCCCTGGACGGCATCCCGGCCGCGTTCGACAACATGGTCGCGGGCAAGGGCGGCCGGGCACTGGTGGTCTTCTAG
- a CDS encoding MaoC family dehydratase, whose translation MAEPRVFKDVDELKGAVGEQLGYSDWVEIEQSRVDGFAEATGDHQWIHVDPERAKAGPFGTTIAHGYLTLSLLPLFGPQLIAVEGVKMGVNYGTNKVRFPAPVPVGSRLRATGRITSVEDVAGGVQVSVAFTVERDGGDKPVCVAESVSRYYL comes from the coding sequence ATGGCGGAGCCGCGGGTTTTCAAGGACGTCGACGAGCTGAAGGGCGCCGTCGGCGAGCAGCTCGGGTACAGCGACTGGGTCGAGATCGAGCAGAGCCGCGTCGACGGGTTCGCCGAGGCCACGGGTGACCACCAGTGGATCCACGTGGACCCGGAGCGGGCGAAGGCCGGGCCGTTCGGCACGACGATCGCGCACGGCTATCTGACGCTGTCGCTGCTGCCGCTGTTCGGCCCGCAGCTGATCGCCGTCGAGGGCGTGAAGATGGGCGTGAACTACGGGACGAACAAGGTGCGCTTCCCCGCGCCCGTACCGGTCGGCTCGCGGCTGCGCGCCACCGGGAGGATCACGTCCGTGGAGGACGTGGCGGGCGGCGTGCAGGTGTCGGTGGCGTTCACGGTGGAGCGGGACGGCGGCGACAAGCCGGTCTGCGTCGCCGAGTCGGTGTCCCGCTACTACCTGTGA
- a CDS encoding aldehyde dehydrogenase family protein, whose product MKAHDGMYIDGEWRRALTEETITVVNPADETVIGHVPAGTAEDIDAAVHAARTAFPAWAATPPTDRAARIAALRDVLVARKDEVAETVTAELGAPLAFSQTVHAGVPILVSGSYAELAASHPFEEKVGNSTVYSEPVGVVGAITPWNYPLHQIVAKVGPALAAGCTVVLKPAEDTPLTAQLFAEAVHEAGIPAGVFNLVTGVGAVAGQALAEHPDVDLVSFTGSTAVGRQIGATAGAAIKRVALELGGKSANVILPSADLAKAVNVGIANVMGNSGQTCSAWTRMLVHTDQYDEAVELAATAAAKYGDRIGPLVNAKQQARVRGYIEKGVEQGARVVVGGTGTPHEKGYYVAPTVFADVTPEMTIAQEEIFGPVVSLIRYEDEDDALRIANGTVYGLAGAVWAGDEAEAVAFARRMDTGQVDINGGRFNPLAPFGGYKQSGVGRELGAHGLSEYLQTKSLQF is encoded by the coding sequence ATGAAGGCCCACGACGGGATGTACATCGACGGCGAATGGCGCCGGGCGCTGACCGAGGAGACGATCACGGTCGTCAACCCGGCCGACGAAACGGTCATCGGCCACGTCCCCGCGGGCACCGCCGAAGACATCGACGCAGCCGTACACGCCGCCCGTACCGCCTTCCCGGCCTGGGCCGCCACACCCCCCACCGACCGCGCGGCGCGCATCGCCGCCCTGCGCGACGTCCTCGTCGCCCGCAAGGACGAGGTCGCCGAGACGGTCACCGCGGAGCTCGGCGCGCCGCTCGCGTTCTCGCAGACCGTGCACGCGGGCGTACCGATCCTGGTCTCGGGCTCGTACGCCGAACTGGCCGCCTCCCACCCCTTCGAGGAGAAGGTCGGCAACTCCACGGTCTACTCCGAGCCGGTCGGTGTCGTCGGCGCGATCACGCCCTGGAACTACCCGCTGCACCAGATCGTCGCGAAGGTCGGCCCGGCCCTCGCCGCGGGCTGCACGGTCGTCCTGAAGCCGGCCGAGGACACCCCGCTCACCGCCCAGCTGTTCGCGGAGGCGGTCCACGAGGCGGGCATCCCGGCGGGCGTCTTCAACCTGGTCACGGGCGTCGGCGCGGTCGCGGGACAGGCCCTCGCCGAGCACCCGGACGTGGACCTCGTCTCCTTCACCGGGTCGACCGCGGTCGGCCGGCAGATCGGCGCGACGGCGGGCGCGGCGATCAAGCGCGTGGCCCTGGAGCTCGGCGGCAAGTCGGCGAACGTCATCCTGCCCAGCGCCGACCTCGCGAAGGCCGTCAACGTCGGCATCGCCAACGTCATGGGCAACTCCGGCCAGACGTGCAGCGCCTGGACCCGCATGCTCGTCCACACGGACCAGTACGACGAGGCGGTCGAACTCGCCGCGACGGCCGCCGCCAAGTACGGCGACCGCATCGGCCCGCTCGTCAACGCCAAGCAGCAGGCCCGGGTGCGCGGCTACATCGAGAAGGGCGTCGAACAGGGCGCCCGCGTCGTCGTCGGCGGCACCGGGACCCCGCACGAGAAGGGCTACTACGTCGCCCCGACCGTCTTCGCGGACGTCACCCCCGAGATGACCATCGCGCAGGAGGAGATCTTCGGCCCGGTCGTCTCCCTCATCCGGTACGAGGACGAGGACGACGCCCTGCGGATCGCCAACGGCACCGTGTACGGCCTCGCGGGTGCCGTCTGGGCCGGTGACGAGGCCGAGGCCGTCGCCTTCGCGCGCCGCATGGACACCGGCCAGGTCGACATCAACGGCGGTCGGTTCAACCCGCTGGCCCCGTTCGGCGGTTACAAGCAGTCGGGCGTCGGCCGGGAACTCGGCGCGCACGGCCTGTCCGAGTACCTCCAGACCAAGTCCCTCCAGTTCTAA
- a CDS encoding TetR/AcrR family transcriptional regulator C-terminal domain-containing protein: MARPRKPLLSRDRIVDAARALVDAEGLAAVSTRRLAAELGVSGPSLYNHFRTKDQILEAVADSVSAQVDLSMFDAADERDWRTSLHDWAVSYRAALREHPNIVPVLAQGPGRRPAGLRLADAVFGAMVDAGWPPAQATSIGALMRYFVMGSALGSFAGGFVDDETAYDPADYPHLGQAHLLADRQELIDDRAFETGLTALLDGLSVQYAQVGAAAR; encoded by the coding sequence ATGGCCCGACCGCGCAAGCCCCTCCTCAGCCGAGACCGCATCGTCGACGCGGCCCGCGCCCTCGTCGACGCCGAGGGGCTCGCCGCCGTCTCCACGCGGCGGCTCGCGGCCGAGCTCGGAGTGAGCGGGCCGTCCCTCTACAACCACTTCCGCACCAAGGACCAGATCCTGGAGGCGGTCGCCGACTCGGTCAGCGCGCAGGTCGATCTGTCGATGTTCGACGCGGCCGACGAGCGGGACTGGCGCACGTCGCTGCACGACTGGGCCGTCTCGTACCGGGCGGCGCTGCGCGAGCACCCGAACATCGTGCCCGTGCTCGCCCAGGGGCCCGGCCGGCGCCCGGCGGGACTGCGGCTCGCCGACGCCGTCTTCGGGGCGATGGTGGACGCGGGGTGGCCGCCCGCGCAGGCCACCTCCATCGGCGCGCTCATGCGGTACTTCGTGATGGGGTCCGCGCTCGGGTCGTTCGCCGGCGGGTTCGTCGACGACGAGACCGCCTACGATCCCGCCGACTATCCGCATCTCGGGCAGGCCCATCTCCTCGCCGACCGGCAGGAGCTGATCGACGACCGCGCCTTCGAGACCGGGCTCACCGCGCTGCTCGACGGGCTTTCGGTGCAGTACGCGCAGGTGGGCGCGGCGGCGCGCTGA
- a CDS encoding YiaA/YiaB family inner membrane protein, with translation MSDTPVKQQNTTAYYGQAIASFALALGAVSIGIYRLDASGWIRAFLAISVLYLTTSAFTLAKVIRDRQEADQIVSRVDKARIDKILAEHDPFKPVA, from the coding sequence ATGAGTGACACACCGGTCAAGCAGCAGAACACCACGGCCTACTACGGTCAGGCCATCGCGTCCTTCGCCCTCGCGCTCGGCGCGGTCTCGATCGGGATCTACCGCCTCGACGCCAGCGGCTGGATCAGAGCGTTCCTGGCGATCTCGGTCCTGTATCTGACGACGTCCGCGTTCACCCTCGCCAAGGTGATCCGTGACCGCCAGGAGGCGGACCAGATCGTCAGCCGCGTCGACAAGGCCCGTATCGACAAGATCCTCGCCGAGCACGACCCGTTCAAGCCGGTCGCCTGA
- a CDS encoding urea transporter, with protein sequence MAQMAGASIRPEIGHSWATDCRQFGLLVLRGTGQVVFLPRALTGLLFTAALFAAGWTYGVYGIGGAALGTAGAWLLGVERERLAQGLEGFNSCLVGVSCAVLLGGERVSTVLVALLGCGAATVVTAAAGRALGTWGLPALTLPFCAVATAIELARPAGPVTGHAADGVGSLQLGDAARGFLAGFGQIFLLPQWYVGALVLAGLLVAGPRVAAVAGLGNAAAMATAWALGAPAARLTDGLGGYNGVLVALALCGAFLAAGPRTLPYALAGSVVAAAVAPAFGATTFTWPFVLTTLVFLAAARSFPRLTAPRQVDQ encoded by the coding sequence ATGGCACAGATGGCCGGGGCCTCAATTCGCCCCGAAATCGGGCATAGTTGGGCGACTGATTGCAGGCAGTTCGGGCTGCTCGTCCTGCGGGGCACGGGGCAGGTGGTCTTCCTGCCCCGCGCGCTGACGGGCCTGCTGTTCACCGCGGCGCTGTTCGCGGCGGGCTGGACGTACGGGGTCTACGGCATCGGCGGCGCGGCCCTGGGCACCGCCGGGGCGTGGCTGCTCGGTGTGGAGAGGGAACGGCTCGCCCAGGGCCTGGAGGGGTTCAACTCCTGCCTGGTCGGCGTGAGTTGCGCCGTGCTGCTGGGCGGCGAACGGGTGTCGACGGTGCTCGTCGCGCTGCTCGGCTGCGGCGCGGCGACCGTGGTGACCGCCGCGGCCGGGCGGGCGCTCGGGACGTGGGGGCTGCCCGCGCTGACGCTGCCGTTCTGCGCGGTGGCGACCGCGATCGAACTGGCCCGCCCGGCCGGGCCGGTGACCGGACACGCGGCGGACGGCGTCGGGTCGCTGCAACTCGGCGACGCCGCAAGGGGGTTCCTCGCCGGGTTCGGGCAGATCTTCCTGCTGCCCCAGTGGTACGTGGGCGCGCTCGTGCTCGCCGGGCTGCTGGTGGCGGGGCCGCGCGTGGCCGCGGTGGCCGGCCTCGGGAACGCCGCCGCGATGGCCACGGCATGGGCGCTCGGAGCACCGGCCGCCCGCCTCACGGACGGCCTCGGCGGCTACAACGGCGTGCTCGTGGCGCTCGCCCTGTGCGGGGCGTTCCTGGCTGCCGGGCCGCGGACACTGCCGTACGCGCTGGCCGGGTCCGTGGTGGCGGCGGCCGTGGCCCCGGCGTTCGGGGCGACGACGTTCACCTGGCCGTTCGTGCTGACGACGCTGGTGTTCCTGGCGGCGGCGCGGTCCTTCCCCCGACTGACCGCGCCGCGCCAAGTCGATCAGTAG
- a CDS encoding TetR/AcrR family transcriptional regulator — protein MTQDERVTEQQPDDEMPWAEVTPDAARRLLVAAVEAFAARGYHATTTRDIASRAGMSPAALYIHYKTKEELLLRISRIGHEKALRILRRAADAEGTATERLAEAVRSFVRWHAGHHTTARVVQYELDSLGDEHRPEIVALRRESDAAVREIIEDGVATGEFQVPDVPGTTVAILSLCIDVARWFNTQGRRTPDEVGVFYADLVLRMVGAAPRA, from the coding sequence ATGACGCAGGACGAGCGGGTCACCGAGCAGCAGCCCGACGACGAGATGCCCTGGGCCGAGGTCACCCCCGACGCCGCCCGGCGCCTGCTCGTCGCCGCGGTCGAGGCCTTCGCCGCGCGCGGCTACCACGCCACGACGACCCGGGACATCGCGAGCCGCGCCGGCATGAGCCCGGCCGCGCTCTACATCCACTACAAGACGAAGGAGGAACTCCTCCTCCGCATCAGCCGCATCGGCCACGAGAAGGCGCTGCGGATCCTGCGCCGCGCGGCCGACGCCGAGGGCACGGCCACCGAGCGGCTGGCCGAGGCGGTGCGCTCCTTCGTCCGCTGGCACGCGGGACACCACACCACCGCGCGCGTGGTCCAGTACGAGCTGGACTCCCTCGGCGACGAGCACCGGCCGGAGATCGTGGCGCTGCGCCGCGAGAGCGACGCCGCCGTGCGCGAGATCATCGAGGACGGGGTGGCGACGGGCGAGTTCCAGGTGCCCGACGTGCCCGGCACGACGGTCGCGATCCTCTCCCTGTGCATCGACGTGGCGCGCTGGTTCAATACGCAGGGCCGCCGGACGCCCGACGAGGTCGGCGTGTTCTACGCCGACCTCGTCCTCAGGATGGTGGGAGCCGCGCCTCGCGCGTAG